Proteins encoded within one genomic window of Equus przewalskii isolate Varuska chromosome 3, EquPr2, whole genome shotgun sequence:
- the NELFA gene encoding negative elongation factor A isoform X2 encodes MERSSIWAGTLDPYRLAIPERLRDGGEAAGTPHVCDLLRFPQRGTVAAWLTPLATCTQRKQGLECASSSWMAFLFPVLSMKGALTEIIQLATLDSDPWVLMVADILKSFPDTGSLNLDLEEQNPNVQDILGELREKVNECEASAMLPLECQYLNKNALTTLAGPLTPPVKHFQLKRKPKSATLRAELLQKSTETAQQLKRSAGVPFHAKGRGLLRKMDTTTPLKGIPKQAPFRSPTTPSVFSPAGNRTPIPPSRTPLRKERGVKLLDISELDMVGAGREAKRRRKTLDAEVVEKPAKEETVVENATPDYAAGLVSTQKLGSLNNEPALPSTSYLPATPSVVPASSYIPSSETPPAPSSREASLQASRPPEEPSAPSPALPAQFKQRAPMYNSSLSPAAPAPTPTAPSSPLTPTTPPAVTPTAQTPPVAMVAPQTQPPTQQQPKKNLSLTREQMFAAQEMFKTANKVTRPEKALILGFMAGSRENPCQEQGDVIQIKLSEHTEDLPKSDGQGSTTMLVDTVFEMNYATGQWTRFKKYKPMANVS; translated from the exons ATGGAAAGGAGTTCTATTTGGGCAGGGACACTGGACCCCTACCGCCTGGCCATTCCTGAAAGACTGCGTGATGGGGGTGAGGCTGCAGGCACACCCCACGTCTGTGACCTCTTGAG GTTTCCTCAACGGGGGACAGTGGCGGCCTGGCTTACACCCTTAGCAACATGCACTCAAAGGAAGCAGGGACTGGAATGTGCCAGCTCGTCCTGGATGGCCTTCCTGTTTCCTGTTCTATCG ATGAAGGGCGCCCTGACAGAGATCATCCAGCTGGCCACTCTGGACTCGGACCCCTGGGTTCTCATGGTAGCTGACATTCTGAAGTCCTTTCCTGATACCGGTTCTCTTAATCTGGATCTTGAAGAGCAGAATCCCAACGTTCAAGATATTTTAGGAGAACTTAGAGAAAAGG TGAATGAGTGCGAAGCGTCGGCCATGTTGCCGCTGGAGTGCCAGTACTTGAATAAAAATGCTCTGACGACTCTCGCCGGACCCCTCACTCCCCCAGTAAAACATTTTCAGTTAAAAAGGAAGCCGAAGAGCGCCACGCTGAGGGCAGAGCTCCTGCAGAAAT CCACCGAGACTGCCCAGCAGCTGAAGAGGAGTGCAGGGGTGCCCTTCCACGCCAAGGGCCGGGGGCTGCTCCGGAAGATGGACACTACAA CCCCACTCAAAGGCATCCCAAAGCAGGCGCCCTTCAGAAGTCCCACCACCCCCAGTGTCTTCAGCCCTGCCGGGAATCGGACCCCCATACCACCTTCAAGGACGCCTCTGCGGAAGGAGAGGGGAGTGAAG CTGCTTGACATTTCTGAGCTGGATATGGTCGGTGCTGGCCGAGAGgcgaagagaaggaggaagacgTTGG ATGCAGAAGTGGTGGAAAAGCCAGCCAAGGAAGAGACAGTCGTTGAGAATGCCACCCCAGACTACGCAGCCGGCCTGGTGTCCACACAG AAACTCGGGTCTTTGAACAATGAACCCGCGCTGCCGTCCACGAGCTACCTGCCCGCTACGCCCAGCGTGGTCCCAGCCTCATCCTACATCCCCAGCTCCGAGACTCCACCAG CCCCATCTTCCCGGGAAGCCAGCCTGCAGGCCAGCCGGCCACCTGAGGAGCCCAGTGCCCCGAGCCCTGCGCTGCCAGCGCAGTTCAAACAGAGGGCACCCATGTACAACAGTAGCCTGAGCCCGGCTGCACCCGCGCCCACTCCCACAGCACCCTCCTCACCGCTGACGCCTACCACACCCCCGGCCGTCACCCCCACTGCCCAGACGCCGCCAGTGGCCATGGTGGCTCCACAGACCCAGCCCCCTACCCAGCAGCAGCCCAAGAAGAACCTGTCTCTCACG AGAGAGCAGATGTTTGCCGCTCAGGAGATGTTCAAGACGGCCAACAAAGTCACACGGCCCGAGAAGGCCCTCATCCTGGGCTTCATGGCTGGCTCCCGAG AGAACCCGTGCCAGGAGCAGGGCGACGTGATCCAGATCAAGCTCAGTGAGCACACTGAGGACCTGCCCAAGTCAGATGGCCAGGGCAGCACCACCATGCTGGTGGACACGGTCTTCGAGATGAACTACGCCACAGGCCAGTGGACGCGCTTCAAGAAGTACAAGCCCATGGCCAACGTGTCCTAG
- the NELFA gene encoding negative elongation factor A isoform X4, translated as MAFLFPVLSVQQETNCCQELSGALQGGAAAPGEGRQQAEMKGALTEIIQLATLDSDPWVLMVADILKSFPDTGSLNLDLEEQNPNVQDILGELREKVNECEASAMLPLECQYLNKNALTTLAGPLTPPVKHFQLKRKPKSATLRAELLQKSTETAQQLKRSAGVPFHAKGRGLLRKMDTTTPLKGIPKQAPFRSPTTPSVFSPAGNRTPIPPSRTPLRKERGVKLLDISELDMVGAGREAKRRRKTLDAEVVEKPAKEETVVENATPDYAAGLVSTQKLGSLNNEPALPSTSYLPATPSVVPASSYIPSSETPPAPSSREASLQASRPPEEPSAPSPALPAQFKQRAPMYNSSLSPAAPAPTPTAPSSPLTPTTPPAVTPTAQTPPVAMVAPQTQPPTQQQPKKNLSLTREQMFAAQEMFKTANKVTRPEKALILGFMAGSRENPCQEQGDVIQIKLSEHTEDLPKSDGQGSTTMLVDTVFEMNYATGQWTRFKKYKPMANVS; from the exons ATGGCCTTCCTGTTTCCTGTTCTATCGGTACAGCAGGAGACTAACTGCTGCCAGGAACTGTCTGGGGCACTGCAGGGAGGTGCGGCCGCCCCAGGGGAGGGCAGGCAACAGGCTGAG ATGAAGGGCGCCCTGACAGAGATCATCCAGCTGGCCACTCTGGACTCGGACCCCTGGGTTCTCATGGTAGCTGACATTCTGAAGTCCTTTCCTGATACCGGTTCTCTTAATCTGGATCTTGAAGAGCAGAATCCCAACGTTCAAGATATTTTAGGAGAACTTAGAGAAAAGG TGAATGAGTGCGAAGCGTCGGCCATGTTGCCGCTGGAGTGCCAGTACTTGAATAAAAATGCTCTGACGACTCTCGCCGGACCCCTCACTCCCCCAGTAAAACATTTTCAGTTAAAAAGGAAGCCGAAGAGCGCCACGCTGAGGGCAGAGCTCCTGCAGAAAT CCACCGAGACTGCCCAGCAGCTGAAGAGGAGTGCAGGGGTGCCCTTCCACGCCAAGGGCCGGGGGCTGCTCCGGAAGATGGACACTACAA CCCCACTCAAAGGCATCCCAAAGCAGGCGCCCTTCAGAAGTCCCACCACCCCCAGTGTCTTCAGCCCTGCCGGGAATCGGACCCCCATACCACCTTCAAGGACGCCTCTGCGGAAGGAGAGGGGAGTGAAG CTGCTTGACATTTCTGAGCTGGATATGGTCGGTGCTGGCCGAGAGgcgaagagaaggaggaagacgTTGG ATGCAGAAGTGGTGGAAAAGCCAGCCAAGGAAGAGACAGTCGTTGAGAATGCCACCCCAGACTACGCAGCCGGCCTGGTGTCCACACAG AAACTCGGGTCTTTGAACAATGAACCCGCGCTGCCGTCCACGAGCTACCTGCCCGCTACGCCCAGCGTGGTCCCAGCCTCATCCTACATCCCCAGCTCCGAGACTCCACCAG CCCCATCTTCCCGGGAAGCCAGCCTGCAGGCCAGCCGGCCACCTGAGGAGCCCAGTGCCCCGAGCCCTGCGCTGCCAGCGCAGTTCAAACAGAGGGCACCCATGTACAACAGTAGCCTGAGCCCGGCTGCACCCGCGCCCACTCCCACAGCACCCTCCTCACCGCTGACGCCTACCACACCCCCGGCCGTCACCCCCACTGCCCAGACGCCGCCAGTGGCCATGGTGGCTCCACAGACCCAGCCCCCTACCCAGCAGCAGCCCAAGAAGAACCTGTCTCTCACG AGAGAGCAGATGTTTGCCGCTCAGGAGATGTTCAAGACGGCCAACAAAGTCACACGGCCCGAGAAGGCCCTCATCCTGGGCTTCATGGCTGGCTCCCGAG AGAACCCGTGCCAGGAGCAGGGCGACGTGATCCAGATCAAGCTCAGTGAGCACACTGAGGACCTGCCCAAGTCAGATGGCCAGGGCAGCACCACCATGCTGGTGGACACGGTCTTCGAGATGAACTACGCCACAGGCCAGTGGACGCGCTTCAAGAAGTACAAGCCCATGGCCAACGTGTCCTAG
- the NELFA gene encoding negative elongation factor A isoform X5 has protein sequence MAFLFPVLSMKGALTEIIQLATLDSDPWVLMVADILKSFPDTGSLNLDLEEQNPNVQDILGELREKVNECEASAMLPLECQYLNKNALTTLAGPLTPPVKHFQLKRKPKSATLRAELLQKSTETAQQLKRSAGVPFHAKGRGLLRKMDTTTPLKGIPKQAPFRSPTTPSVFSPAGNRTPIPPSRTPLRKERGVKLLDISELDMVGAGREAKRRRKTLDAEVVEKPAKEETVVENATPDYAAGLVSTQKLGSLNNEPALPSTSYLPATPSVVPASSYIPSSETPPAPSSREASLQASRPPEEPSAPSPALPAQFKQRAPMYNSSLSPAAPAPTPTAPSSPLTPTTPPAVTPTAQTPPVAMVAPQTQPPTQQQPKKNLSLTREQMFAAQEMFKTANKVTRPEKALILGFMAGSRENPCQEQGDVIQIKLSEHTEDLPKSDGQGSTTMLVDTVFEMNYATGQWTRFKKYKPMANVS, from the exons ATGGCCTTCCTGTTTCCTGTTCTATCG ATGAAGGGCGCCCTGACAGAGATCATCCAGCTGGCCACTCTGGACTCGGACCCCTGGGTTCTCATGGTAGCTGACATTCTGAAGTCCTTTCCTGATACCGGTTCTCTTAATCTGGATCTTGAAGAGCAGAATCCCAACGTTCAAGATATTTTAGGAGAACTTAGAGAAAAGG TGAATGAGTGCGAAGCGTCGGCCATGTTGCCGCTGGAGTGCCAGTACTTGAATAAAAATGCTCTGACGACTCTCGCCGGACCCCTCACTCCCCCAGTAAAACATTTTCAGTTAAAAAGGAAGCCGAAGAGCGCCACGCTGAGGGCAGAGCTCCTGCAGAAAT CCACCGAGACTGCCCAGCAGCTGAAGAGGAGTGCAGGGGTGCCCTTCCACGCCAAGGGCCGGGGGCTGCTCCGGAAGATGGACACTACAA CCCCACTCAAAGGCATCCCAAAGCAGGCGCCCTTCAGAAGTCCCACCACCCCCAGTGTCTTCAGCCCTGCCGGGAATCGGACCCCCATACCACCTTCAAGGACGCCTCTGCGGAAGGAGAGGGGAGTGAAG CTGCTTGACATTTCTGAGCTGGATATGGTCGGTGCTGGCCGAGAGgcgaagagaaggaggaagacgTTGG ATGCAGAAGTGGTGGAAAAGCCAGCCAAGGAAGAGACAGTCGTTGAGAATGCCACCCCAGACTACGCAGCCGGCCTGGTGTCCACACAG AAACTCGGGTCTTTGAACAATGAACCCGCGCTGCCGTCCACGAGCTACCTGCCCGCTACGCCCAGCGTGGTCCCAGCCTCATCCTACATCCCCAGCTCCGAGACTCCACCAG CCCCATCTTCCCGGGAAGCCAGCCTGCAGGCCAGCCGGCCACCTGAGGAGCCCAGTGCCCCGAGCCCTGCGCTGCCAGCGCAGTTCAAACAGAGGGCACCCATGTACAACAGTAGCCTGAGCCCGGCTGCACCCGCGCCCACTCCCACAGCACCCTCCTCACCGCTGACGCCTACCACACCCCCGGCCGTCACCCCCACTGCCCAGACGCCGCCAGTGGCCATGGTGGCTCCACAGACCCAGCCCCCTACCCAGCAGCAGCCCAAGAAGAACCTGTCTCTCACG AGAGAGCAGATGTTTGCCGCTCAGGAGATGTTCAAGACGGCCAACAAAGTCACACGGCCCGAGAAGGCCCTCATCCTGGGCTTCATGGCTGGCTCCCGAG AGAACCCGTGCCAGGAGCAGGGCGACGTGATCCAGATCAAGCTCAGTGAGCACACTGAGGACCTGCCCAAGTCAGATGGCCAGGGCAGCACCACCATGCTGGTGGACACGGTCTTCGAGATGAACTACGCCACAGGCCAGTGGACGCGCTTCAAGAAGTACAAGCCCATGGCCAACGTGTCCTAG
- the NELFA gene encoding negative elongation factor A isoform X3 has translation MASMRESDTGLWLHNKLGATDELWAPPSIASLLTAAVIDNIRLCFHGLSSAVKLKLLLGTLHLPRRTVDEMKGALTEIIQLATLDSDPWVLMVADILKSFPDTGSLNLDLEEQNPNVQDILGELREKVNECEASAMLPLECQYLNKNALTTLAGPLTPPVKHFQLKRKPKSATLRAELLQKSTETAQQLKRSAGVPFHAKGRGLLRKMDTTTPLKGIPKQAPFRSPTTPSVFSPAGNRTPIPPSRTPLRKERGVKLLDISELDMVGAGREAKRRRKTLDAEVVEKPAKEETVVENATPDYAAGLVSTQKLGSLNNEPALPSTSYLPATPSVVPASSYIPSSETPPAPSSREASLQASRPPEEPSAPSPALPAQFKQRAPMYNSSLSPAAPAPTPTAPSSPLTPTTPPAVTPTAQTPPVAMVAPQTQPPTQQQPKKNLSLTREQMFAAQEMFKTANKVTRPEKALILGFMAGSRENPCQEQGDVIQIKLSEHTEDLPKSDGQGSTTMLVDTVFEMNYATGQWTRFKKYKPMANVS, from the exons ATGGCGTCCATGCGGGAGAGCGACACCGGCTTGTGGCTACACAACAAGCTGGGAGCCACGGACGAGCTGTGGGCGCCGCCCAGCATCGCGTCCCTGCTCACGGCCGCGGTCATCGACAACATTCGCCTCTGCTTCCACGGCCTCTCGTCGGCCGTGAAGCTCAAGCTGCTGCTCGGGACGCTGCACCTCCCGCGCCGCACGGTGGACGAG ATGAAGGGCGCCCTGACAGAGATCATCCAGCTGGCCACTCTGGACTCGGACCCCTGGGTTCTCATGGTAGCTGACATTCTGAAGTCCTTTCCTGATACCGGTTCTCTTAATCTGGATCTTGAAGAGCAGAATCCCAACGTTCAAGATATTTTAGGAGAACTTAGAGAAAAGG TGAATGAGTGCGAAGCGTCGGCCATGTTGCCGCTGGAGTGCCAGTACTTGAATAAAAATGCTCTGACGACTCTCGCCGGACCCCTCACTCCCCCAGTAAAACATTTTCAGTTAAAAAGGAAGCCGAAGAGCGCCACGCTGAGGGCAGAGCTCCTGCAGAAAT CCACCGAGACTGCCCAGCAGCTGAAGAGGAGTGCAGGGGTGCCCTTCCACGCCAAGGGCCGGGGGCTGCTCCGGAAGATGGACACTACAA CCCCACTCAAAGGCATCCCAAAGCAGGCGCCCTTCAGAAGTCCCACCACCCCCAGTGTCTTCAGCCCTGCCGGGAATCGGACCCCCATACCACCTTCAAGGACGCCTCTGCGGAAGGAGAGGGGAGTGAAG CTGCTTGACATTTCTGAGCTGGATATGGTCGGTGCTGGCCGAGAGgcgaagagaaggaggaagacgTTGG ATGCAGAAGTGGTGGAAAAGCCAGCCAAGGAAGAGACAGTCGTTGAGAATGCCACCCCAGACTACGCAGCCGGCCTGGTGTCCACACAG AAACTCGGGTCTTTGAACAATGAACCCGCGCTGCCGTCCACGAGCTACCTGCCCGCTACGCCCAGCGTGGTCCCAGCCTCATCCTACATCCCCAGCTCCGAGACTCCACCAG CCCCATCTTCCCGGGAAGCCAGCCTGCAGGCCAGCCGGCCACCTGAGGAGCCCAGTGCCCCGAGCCCTGCGCTGCCAGCGCAGTTCAAACAGAGGGCACCCATGTACAACAGTAGCCTGAGCCCGGCTGCACCCGCGCCCACTCCCACAGCACCCTCCTCACCGCTGACGCCTACCACACCCCCGGCCGTCACCCCCACTGCCCAGACGCCGCCAGTGGCCATGGTGGCTCCACAGACCCAGCCCCCTACCCAGCAGCAGCCCAAGAAGAACCTGTCTCTCACG AGAGAGCAGATGTTTGCCGCTCAGGAGATGTTCAAGACGGCCAACAAAGTCACACGGCCCGAGAAGGCCCTCATCCTGGGCTTCATGGCTGGCTCCCGAG AGAACCCGTGCCAGGAGCAGGGCGACGTGATCCAGATCAAGCTCAGTGAGCACACTGAGGACCTGCCCAAGTCAGATGGCCAGGGCAGCACCACCATGCTGGTGGACACGGTCTTCGAGATGAACTACGCCACAGGCCAGTGGACGCGCTTCAAGAAGTACAAGCCCATGGCCAACGTGTCCTAG
- the NELFA gene encoding negative elongation factor A isoform X1, whose protein sequence is MERSSIWAGTLDPYRLAIPERLRDGGEAAGTPHVCDLLRFPQRGTVAAWLTPLATCTQRKQGLECASSSWMAFLFPVLSVQQETNCCQELSGALQGGAAAPGEGRQQAEMKGALTEIIQLATLDSDPWVLMVADILKSFPDTGSLNLDLEEQNPNVQDILGELREKVNECEASAMLPLECQYLNKNALTTLAGPLTPPVKHFQLKRKPKSATLRAELLQKSTETAQQLKRSAGVPFHAKGRGLLRKMDTTTPLKGIPKQAPFRSPTTPSVFSPAGNRTPIPPSRTPLRKERGVKLLDISELDMVGAGREAKRRRKTLDAEVVEKPAKEETVVENATPDYAAGLVSTQKLGSLNNEPALPSTSYLPATPSVVPASSYIPSSETPPAPSSREASLQASRPPEEPSAPSPALPAQFKQRAPMYNSSLSPAAPAPTPTAPSSPLTPTTPPAVTPTAQTPPVAMVAPQTQPPTQQQPKKNLSLTREQMFAAQEMFKTANKVTRPEKALILGFMAGSRENPCQEQGDVIQIKLSEHTEDLPKSDGQGSTTMLVDTVFEMNYATGQWTRFKKYKPMANVS, encoded by the exons ATGGAAAGGAGTTCTATTTGGGCAGGGACACTGGACCCCTACCGCCTGGCCATTCCTGAAAGACTGCGTGATGGGGGTGAGGCTGCAGGCACACCCCACGTCTGTGACCTCTTGAG GTTTCCTCAACGGGGGACAGTGGCGGCCTGGCTTACACCCTTAGCAACATGCACTCAAAGGAAGCAGGGACTGGAATGTGCCAGCTCGTCCTGGATGGCCTTCCTGTTTCCTGTTCTATCGGTACAGCAGGAGACTAACTGCTGCCAGGAACTGTCTGGGGCACTGCAGGGAGGTGCGGCCGCCCCAGGGGAGGGCAGGCAACAGGCTGAG ATGAAGGGCGCCCTGACAGAGATCATCCAGCTGGCCACTCTGGACTCGGACCCCTGGGTTCTCATGGTAGCTGACATTCTGAAGTCCTTTCCTGATACCGGTTCTCTTAATCTGGATCTTGAAGAGCAGAATCCCAACGTTCAAGATATTTTAGGAGAACTTAGAGAAAAGG TGAATGAGTGCGAAGCGTCGGCCATGTTGCCGCTGGAGTGCCAGTACTTGAATAAAAATGCTCTGACGACTCTCGCCGGACCCCTCACTCCCCCAGTAAAACATTTTCAGTTAAAAAGGAAGCCGAAGAGCGCCACGCTGAGGGCAGAGCTCCTGCAGAAAT CCACCGAGACTGCCCAGCAGCTGAAGAGGAGTGCAGGGGTGCCCTTCCACGCCAAGGGCCGGGGGCTGCTCCGGAAGATGGACACTACAA CCCCACTCAAAGGCATCCCAAAGCAGGCGCCCTTCAGAAGTCCCACCACCCCCAGTGTCTTCAGCCCTGCCGGGAATCGGACCCCCATACCACCTTCAAGGACGCCTCTGCGGAAGGAGAGGGGAGTGAAG CTGCTTGACATTTCTGAGCTGGATATGGTCGGTGCTGGCCGAGAGgcgaagagaaggaggaagacgTTGG ATGCAGAAGTGGTGGAAAAGCCAGCCAAGGAAGAGACAGTCGTTGAGAATGCCACCCCAGACTACGCAGCCGGCCTGGTGTCCACACAG AAACTCGGGTCTTTGAACAATGAACCCGCGCTGCCGTCCACGAGCTACCTGCCCGCTACGCCCAGCGTGGTCCCAGCCTCATCCTACATCCCCAGCTCCGAGACTCCACCAG CCCCATCTTCCCGGGAAGCCAGCCTGCAGGCCAGCCGGCCACCTGAGGAGCCCAGTGCCCCGAGCCCTGCGCTGCCAGCGCAGTTCAAACAGAGGGCACCCATGTACAACAGTAGCCTGAGCCCGGCTGCACCCGCGCCCACTCCCACAGCACCCTCCTCACCGCTGACGCCTACCACACCCCCGGCCGTCACCCCCACTGCCCAGACGCCGCCAGTGGCCATGGTGGCTCCACAGACCCAGCCCCCTACCCAGCAGCAGCCCAAGAAGAACCTGTCTCTCACG AGAGAGCAGATGTTTGCCGCTCAGGAGATGTTCAAGACGGCCAACAAAGTCACACGGCCCGAGAAGGCCCTCATCCTGGGCTTCATGGCTGGCTCCCGAG AGAACCCGTGCCAGGAGCAGGGCGACGTGATCCAGATCAAGCTCAGTGAGCACACTGAGGACCTGCCCAAGTCAGATGGCCAGGGCAGCACCACCATGCTGGTGGACACGGTCTTCGAGATGAACTACGCCACAGGCCAGTGGACGCGCTTCAAGAAGTACAAGCCCATGGCCAACGTGTCCTAG
- the NELFA gene encoding negative elongation factor A isoform X6, whose translation MKGALTEIIQLATLDSDPWVLMVADILKSFPDTGSLNLDLEEQNPNVQDILGELREKVNECEASAMLPLECQYLNKNALTTLAGPLTPPVKHFQLKRKPKSATLRAELLQKSTETAQQLKRSAGVPFHAKGRGLLRKMDTTTPLKGIPKQAPFRSPTTPSVFSPAGNRTPIPPSRTPLRKERGVKLLDISELDMVGAGREAKRRRKTLDAEVVEKPAKEETVVENATPDYAAGLVSTQKLGSLNNEPALPSTSYLPATPSVVPASSYIPSSETPPAPSSREASLQASRPPEEPSAPSPALPAQFKQRAPMYNSSLSPAAPAPTPTAPSSPLTPTTPPAVTPTAQTPPVAMVAPQTQPPTQQQPKKNLSLTREQMFAAQEMFKTANKVTRPEKALILGFMAGSRENPCQEQGDVIQIKLSEHTEDLPKSDGQGSTTMLVDTVFEMNYATGQWTRFKKYKPMANVS comes from the exons ATGAAGGGCGCCCTGACAGAGATCATCCAGCTGGCCACTCTGGACTCGGACCCCTGGGTTCTCATGGTAGCTGACATTCTGAAGTCCTTTCCTGATACCGGTTCTCTTAATCTGGATCTTGAAGAGCAGAATCCCAACGTTCAAGATATTTTAGGAGAACTTAGAGAAAAGG TGAATGAGTGCGAAGCGTCGGCCATGTTGCCGCTGGAGTGCCAGTACTTGAATAAAAATGCTCTGACGACTCTCGCCGGACCCCTCACTCCCCCAGTAAAACATTTTCAGTTAAAAAGGAAGCCGAAGAGCGCCACGCTGAGGGCAGAGCTCCTGCAGAAAT CCACCGAGACTGCCCAGCAGCTGAAGAGGAGTGCAGGGGTGCCCTTCCACGCCAAGGGCCGGGGGCTGCTCCGGAAGATGGACACTACAA CCCCACTCAAAGGCATCCCAAAGCAGGCGCCCTTCAGAAGTCCCACCACCCCCAGTGTCTTCAGCCCTGCCGGGAATCGGACCCCCATACCACCTTCAAGGACGCCTCTGCGGAAGGAGAGGGGAGTGAAG CTGCTTGACATTTCTGAGCTGGATATGGTCGGTGCTGGCCGAGAGgcgaagagaaggaggaagacgTTGG ATGCAGAAGTGGTGGAAAAGCCAGCCAAGGAAGAGACAGTCGTTGAGAATGCCACCCCAGACTACGCAGCCGGCCTGGTGTCCACACAG AAACTCGGGTCTTTGAACAATGAACCCGCGCTGCCGTCCACGAGCTACCTGCCCGCTACGCCCAGCGTGGTCCCAGCCTCATCCTACATCCCCAGCTCCGAGACTCCACCAG CCCCATCTTCCCGGGAAGCCAGCCTGCAGGCCAGCCGGCCACCTGAGGAGCCCAGTGCCCCGAGCCCTGCGCTGCCAGCGCAGTTCAAACAGAGGGCACCCATGTACAACAGTAGCCTGAGCCCGGCTGCACCCGCGCCCACTCCCACAGCACCCTCCTCACCGCTGACGCCTACCACACCCCCGGCCGTCACCCCCACTGCCCAGACGCCGCCAGTGGCCATGGTGGCTCCACAGACCCAGCCCCCTACCCAGCAGCAGCCCAAGAAGAACCTGTCTCTCACG AGAGAGCAGATGTTTGCCGCTCAGGAGATGTTCAAGACGGCCAACAAAGTCACACGGCCCGAGAAGGCCCTCATCCTGGGCTTCATGGCTGGCTCCCGAG AGAACCCGTGCCAGGAGCAGGGCGACGTGATCCAGATCAAGCTCAGTGAGCACACTGAGGACCTGCCCAAGTCAGATGGCCAGGGCAGCACCACCATGCTGGTGGACACGGTCTTCGAGATGAACTACGCCACAGGCCAGTGGACGCGCTTCAAGAAGTACAAGCCCATGGCCAACGTGTCCTAG